The Ziziphus jujuba cultivar Dongzao chromosome 7, ASM3175591v1 genome includes a region encoding these proteins:
- the LOC107425716 gene encoding uncharacterized protein LOC107425716, with the protein MELIGNMFYAASKTGGSSKSSEWYIDNGCSNHMTGNINLLIDVKRNLFRRVQMPDETLENIVGKCTLVIDTNKGKRHIKEVLYLPSLKENLLSVGLMDEHGHFLIFGDGMCHVYDGPTLENLVLKVKAKKNRCYPLTMTSSEQIALRVQAKFSVETWCKRMGHLHLNALLELKRKEMVLGLPKLGEMMKVCEGCQFGK; encoded by the coding sequence ATGGAATTGATAGGGAATATGTTTTATGCAGCTAGTAAGACTGGTGGCTCAAGTAAAAGCAGTGAATGGTACATAGACAATGGCTGCAGCAACCATATGACAGGAAATATCAATTTATTGATTGATGTTAAGAGAAATTTGTTTAGAAGGGTTCAAATGCCTGATGAAACACTAGAGAACATTGTTGGTAAATGTACACTCGTGATTGACACTAACAAGGGAAAAAGACATATCAAAGAGGTACTATATTTACCTAGTTTGAAAGAAAACCTGTTGAGTGTTGGTCTAATGGATGAGCATGGCCATTTTCTGATATTTGGTGATGGAATGTGTCATGTGTATGATGGACCTACATTGGAAAATCTGGTTTTGAAAGtcaaagcaaagaaaaatcgaTGCTATCCACTGACTATGACATCAAGTGAGCAGATTGCATTAAGAGTTCAAGCTAAGTTCAGTGTAGAAACCTGGTGCAAAAGAATGGGACATCTTCATTTGAATGCTTTGCTTGAACTAAAGAGGAAGGAAATGGTTTTGGGGTTACCAAAGCTTGGAGAAATGATGAAGGTTTGTGAAGGTTGCCAATTTGGAAAGTAG
- the LOC107425714 gene encoding uncharacterized protein LOC107425714 produces the protein MATAVTERLNEDGVDDDDGFVVNFEIATVDEIEVEDGDIIIGEYFDEEDDYSFDDEEVITHGTSRTAIKKLKAQSFVNEKEELGNCCVCLEEMWRGKEQLVGLPKSKHIYHENCILQWLENTNSCPVCRTPLED, from the coding sequence ATGGCGACTGCAGTGACAGAGAGATTGAATGAGGAtggtgttgatgatgatgatggttttGTTGTTAATTTTGAGATTGCTACCGTTGATGAGATTGAGGTAGAAGATGGGGATATTATTATTGGAGAATAttttgatgaagaagatgattatTCGTTTGATGATGAGGAAGTAATTACTCATGGGACATCAAGAACCGCCATCAAAAAATTGAAGGCTCAAAGTTTTGTTAATGAGAAAGAAGAGTTGGGAAATTGCTGCGTATGTTTGGAAGAGATGTGGCGTGGGAAAGAGCAGCTTGTGGGTTTGCCTAAAAGCAAACATATCTATCATGAAAACTGTATTCTTCAATGGTTGGAGAACACCAATTCTTGCCCTGTCTGCAGAACCCCATTAGAGGATTGA